In Actinomadura luzonensis, a single window of DNA contains:
- a CDS encoding acyl carrier protein — MSDEELFEELRALCAKILSVEATVLTRDLDLREELEADSLDVAELAAATEDRFGVRLDLDTAKQARTLGDVMALVGTAGRAG, encoded by the coding sequence ATGAGTGACGAAGAACTGTTCGAGGAGTTGCGCGCCCTGTGCGCGAAGATCCTGTCGGTGGAGGCGACCGTGCTCACCCGCGACCTCGACCTGCGCGAGGAGCTGGAGGCCGACAGCCTCGACGTGGCCGAGCTGGCCGCCGCCACCGAAGACCGCTTCGGCGTCCGCCTCGACCTCGACACCGCCAAGCAGGCGCGCACCCTGGGCGACGTCATGGCGCTGGTCGGCACGGCCGGGCGCGCCGGGTGA
- a CDS encoding beta-ketoacyl-[acyl-carrier-protein] synthase family protein yields MTGRARAAITGLGVRTPAGNDLKSFWAALLDGRSTARTITSFDVTGLPVDFACQVPGFDTAPYVTARLARRMDPATLLAVCAADDALADAAPERVPGEGQGDGQGGGQGGGSGDRPGEGPSWVPPERRAVVTGTGLGGNATVEAALLGHDRHGGPSALHVPRVMHNAAAAFISMRHRLLGPSLTLSTACASGGHAIGEGLRLLRDGSADLVVAGGTEACVSATVLLAFHRCGALSQRVAEPERASRPFDAARDGFVLAEGAAFVVLERLEDAVRRGARVYAELAGYGRTSDAHHLTSPEPGGGGAERCVRQALADARLSPGEVVHVNAHGSGTDLNDVTEADVIARLFGRVPVTSTKGVLGHAIGAAGAIEAVAGALTLHERVMPPTANLDVQDPRCDIEVVRRPRPLPPGAVLSNSFAFGGHNASLVLTPA; encoded by the coding sequence GTGACCGGGCGCGCCCGTGCCGCCATCACCGGCCTGGGCGTGCGCACCCCGGCCGGCAACGACCTGAAGAGCTTCTGGGCCGCCCTGCTCGACGGCCGCTCCACGGCCCGCACGATCACCTCCTTCGACGTCACCGGCCTGCCGGTCGACTTCGCCTGCCAGGTGCCCGGCTTCGACACCGCCCCGTACGTCACCGCCCGGCTGGCCCGCCGCATGGACCCGGCCACCCTGCTGGCCGTGTGCGCCGCCGACGACGCGCTGGCCGACGCCGCACCGGAGCGCGTGCCCGGCGAGGGGCAGGGCGACGGGCAGGGCGGCGGGCAGGGCGGCGGGTCCGGCGACCGGCCCGGTGAGGGGCCCTCCTGGGTGCCGCCCGAGCGCCGGGCCGTCGTCACCGGCACCGGCCTGGGCGGCAACGCCACCGTCGAGGCCGCGCTCCTCGGTCACGACCGCCACGGCGGGCCGAGCGCCCTGCACGTGCCCCGGGTGATGCACAACGCGGCGGCGGCGTTCATCAGCATGCGCCACCGCCTGCTCGGCCCGAGCCTGACGTTGTCCACCGCGTGCGCCTCCGGCGGCCACGCCATCGGCGAGGGGCTGCGCCTGCTGCGCGACGGCTCGGCCGACCTCGTCGTGGCCGGCGGCACCGAGGCGTGCGTGTCGGCGACGGTGCTGCTCGCCTTCCACCGCTGCGGCGCGCTGTCGCAGCGGGTGGCCGAGCCGGAGCGGGCCTCGCGGCCGTTCGACGCGGCCCGCGACGGGTTCGTCCTGGCCGAGGGCGCCGCCTTCGTCGTGCTGGAGCGGCTGGAGGACGCCGTGCGCCGCGGCGCCCGCGTCTACGCCGAGCTGGCCGGTTACGGCCGCACCTCCGACGCCCACCACCTGACCTCGCCCGAGCCGGGCGGCGGCGGCGCCGAGCGCTGCGTGCGCCAGGCGCTGGCCGACGCCCGCCTGTCGCCGGGGGAGGTCGTGCACGTCAACGCGCACGGCAGCGGCACCGACCTCAACGACGTCACCGAGGCCGACGTGATCGCCCGGCTGTTCGGCCGGGTGCCGGTCACCTCCACCAAGGGCGTGCTCGGCCACGCCATCGGCGCGGCCGGCGCGATCGAGGCCGTCGCGGGCGCGCTCACGCTGCACGAGCGCGTGATGCCGCCCACCGCCAACCTCGACGTGCAGGACCCCAGGTGCGACATCGAGGTGGTGCGCCGGCCGCGTCCCCTGCCGCCCGGCGCGGTGCTGTCCAACTCCTTCGCGTTCGGCGGCCACAATGCCAGCCTCGTCCTCACCCCCGCCTGA
- a CDS encoding MFS transporter: MLASSWLTNLGDGLSAAAGPLLIASLTRDPLLIALSALVGWAPPLLFSLYAGVLSDRHDRRRIVLVANAARAVVLAALVVLMLTGSLTVATALAALTLRSVAEVFADNATATLTPMMVARDDLAVANARLGTGFITLNQLAGPPVGAALFGLGLTWPFAAQLLLVAAGMVLVSRITLPPHGRRAGDPRPGTLRELVAGFAWTLRHAAVRTLALTILIFNFTFGAAWSVLVLYTQEQLGLGAVGFGLMTTIGGIGGLLGTGLYGAITRRVSLGALMRIGLVIETFTHLGLALTHSPWVAGGIFLVFGAHAFIWGTTSVTVRQRAVPHELQGRVGSVNTICVYAGLVVGSLIGGVLATRFGVAAPFWFAFGGSAVFVALLWRQLMLIAHDD, from the coding sequence TTGCTGGCGTCGAGCTGGCTGACGAACCTCGGGGACGGCCTCTCGGCCGCCGCCGGGCCGCTGCTGATCGCCTCGCTGACCCGCGACCCGCTGCTGATCGCGCTGTCGGCCCTGGTGGGCTGGGCGCCGCCGCTGCTGTTCAGCCTGTACGCGGGCGTCCTGTCGGACCGGCACGACCGCCGCAGGATCGTCCTGGTCGCGAACGCGGCCCGGGCCGTGGTGCTGGCGGCGCTCGTCGTGCTCATGCTGACCGGCTCCCTGACCGTGGCGACGGCGCTGGCGGCGCTCACGCTCCGGTCCGTGGCCGAGGTGTTCGCCGACAACGCCACGGCCACGCTGACGCCCATGATGGTCGCCAGGGACGACCTCGCCGTCGCCAACGCCCGCCTCGGCACCGGGTTCATCACGCTCAACCAGCTCGCCGGGCCGCCGGTCGGGGCCGCGCTGTTCGGCCTGGGCCTGACCTGGCCGTTCGCGGCCCAGCTGCTCCTGGTGGCGGCCGGGATGGTGCTGGTCTCGCGGATCACGCTGCCGCCGCACGGCCGGCGGGCCGGCGACCCGCGGCCCGGCACGCTGCGGGAGCTGGTCGCCGGGTTCGCCTGGACCCTCCGGCACGCGGCGGTCCGCACGCTCGCGCTCACCATCCTGATCTTCAACTTCACGTTCGGCGCGGCCTGGTCGGTCCTCGTCCTCTACACCCAGGAGCAGCTCGGCCTCGGCGCCGTGGGCTTCGGCCTGATGACCACGATCGGCGGCATCGGCGGCCTGCTCGGCACCGGCCTGTACGGCGCCATCACCCGCCGGGTGAGCCTCGGCGCGCTGATGCGGATCGGGCTGGTCATCGAGACGTTCACGCACCTGGGCCTGGCCCTGACCCACTCGCCGTGGGTGGCGGGGGGCATCTTCCTGGTCTTCGGCGCGCACGCCTTCATCTGGGGCACCACCTCGGTCACGGTCCGCCAGCGCGCGGTCCCGCACGAGCTGCAGGGCCGGGTCGGCAGCGTCAACACCATCTGCGTCTACGCCGGCTTGGTGGTCGGCTCGCTGATCGGCGGGGTGCTGGCCACCCGGTTCGGCGTGGCGGCGCCGTTCTGGTTCGCCTTCGGCGGCTCGGCGGTGTTCGTGGCGCTGCTCTGGCGGCAGCTCATGCTCATCGCGCACGACGACTGA
- a CDS encoding phosphatase PAP2 family protein → MMAIIGLLSDISWRIPAGCLPAAASVLATAWIGGRPGAGRKAALLRYAAPLLVLPVAYDAAARAALVVHGGYLDADVRAFEHAVFGFSPNAAANAFATAPLTEFLTFCYFLFYGAFLLPLILRARGRAALAERYLFATLLTLLICYAGFMTLPLAGPLTGAVQRPGGYLVTAVQTEIMAALDPPGTCFPSPHVAGAWITLLTLRRHAAPAARLALWVLTLGLTVAVVYDGYHYVTDAVAGLAVALAVHALTTRRGTPRPAPPWARSPARAPRRPARTSTPGDAAREPCPD, encoded by the coding sequence ATGATGGCCATTATCGGCCTGCTGTCCGACATATCGTGGCGAATTCCGGCCGGGTGCCTGCCGGCCGCCGCGTCCGTGCTGGCCACGGCCTGGATCGGGGGGCGGCCGGGCGCGGGCCGGAAGGCCGCGCTCCTCCGGTACGCCGCCCCTCTTCTCGTGCTGCCGGTCGCGTACGACGCCGCCGCCCGCGCGGCCCTCGTCGTGCACGGCGGATATCTCGACGCGGACGTGCGCGCCTTCGAACATGCGGTGTTCGGATTCTCACCGAACGCCGCGGCGAACGCTTTCGCCACCGCCCCGCTGACGGAATTCCTGACATTCTGCTATTTCTTGTTCTACGGCGCTTTCCTGCTGCCGCTGATCCTGCGCGCCCGCGGCCGGGCGGCGCTGGCCGAGCGCTACCTGTTCGCCACGCTGCTCACCCTGCTCATCTGCTACGCCGGCTTCATGACCCTGCCCCTGGCGGGCCCGCTGACCGGCGCCGTCCAGCGCCCGGGCGGCTACCTGGTCACCGCCGTGCAGACCGAGATCATGGCCGCCCTCGACCCGCCCGGCACCTGCTTCCCCTCGCCGCACGTCGCGGGCGCCTGGATCACGCTGCTGACCCTGCGCCGCCACGCCGCCCCGGCCGCCCGCCTGGCGCTGTGGGTGCTGACCCTCGGCCTCACCGTCGCCGTCGTGTACGACGGCTACCACTACGTCACCGACGCCGTCGCGGGCCTCGCCGTGGCGCTGGCCGTGCACGCGCTCACAACGCGGCGCGGAACCCCTCGACCAGCCCCGCCGTGGGCGCGAAGCCCAGCTCGCGCACCGCGTCGTCCGGCACGCACGTCCACTCCCGGCGACGCAGCTCGCGAGCCTTGTCCCGATTGA
- a CDS encoding MMPL family transporter encodes MSFFVTRIGGRKIAVAIVLCWVGLAVAAVLAGGRLGDVRVTSGDAMLARGAESARVLSLMAQQQGGRVIPTTVVYERAGPLLRQDVVAVRHDIRRFAVVPGVLRAARHPVPSGDGQALQVPLLLSGQQGVLVEPVVQRLRQITGEGLPAGLSGHVTGLGGAGADYADAFQRVDVTLLALSLGVVFLVLVAVYRSPVLWLVPMIAVVVAYLCAGAAVCLLSREGLLDVLGATPEVFTVLVFGVATDYALLLVARYRERLRVTHDRDAALREALAGGVRTVVASALTVAGGLGCLLVADTNALRSIGAAAAVGVVVTMVVMVTFLPALMALGGRWAFWPVIPRPGGRERDRLWRRVAGFVGRRSPLAWAGSALLLAVACLGLATVNAAGIPPSGLFTQRTDSVEGHDALARHYTVNAPVVVLARDEASEAVARTVRGVQGVVAVRPGPPAPWRAMEVTLAAEPSTAEASRLVGELRRALAAGPVAGQALVGGLAAEFVDSRDAAVSDARAIVPLILLVVALVLVVLLRSVAAPLLLIGTVVLSFAATLGLCSALFTRVLGFPAMDPSFVLYAFVFLVAFGIDYNIFLMARVREEAVALDTREATLRALRVTGGVITAAGVVLAAAFAVLAVLPLVPVVQLGLLVAVGVVLDTVLVRSFLVPALAHHLGPRVWWPARRSRHARTRLAPQTSAA; translated from the coding sequence TTGTCGTTCTTCGTCACCCGCATCGGCGGGCGGAAAATCGCCGTGGCCATCGTCCTGTGCTGGGTGGGGCTCGCCGTCGCGGCCGTGCTCGCCGGTGGCCGGCTCGGCGACGTCCGGGTCACCAGCGGCGACGCGATGCTGGCGCGCGGCGCGGAGTCCGCCCGCGTGCTGTCCCTCATGGCGCAGCAGCAGGGCGGGCGGGTCATTCCCACCACCGTCGTGTACGAACGCGCGGGGCCGCTGCTGCGGCAGGACGTCGTCGCCGTCCGGCACGACATCAGGCGGTTCGCCGTCGTCCCCGGCGTGCTCCGCGCCGCGCGCCACCCGGTGCCGAGCGGCGACGGGCAGGCGCTCCAGGTGCCCTTGCTGCTGTCGGGGCAGCAGGGCGTGCTGGTCGAGCCGGTCGTGCAGCGGCTGCGGCAGATCACCGGCGAAGGGCTGCCGGCGGGGCTGTCCGGGCACGTCACCGGCCTCGGCGGGGCGGGGGCCGACTACGCCGACGCCTTCCAGCGGGTCGACGTCACGCTGCTGGCGCTCAGCCTCGGGGTGGTGTTCCTCGTGCTCGTCGCCGTCTACCGCAGCCCCGTCCTGTGGCTGGTGCCGATGATCGCCGTCGTGGTCGCCTACCTGTGCGCCGGGGCGGCCGTCTGCCTGCTCTCCCGGGAGGGGCTGCTGGACGTGCTCGGCGCGACGCCCGAGGTGTTCACGGTCCTGGTGTTCGGCGTGGCCACCGACTACGCGCTGCTGCTCGTCGCCCGCTACCGGGAGCGGCTGCGGGTCACGCACGACCGCGACGCGGCGCTGCGCGAGGCGCTGGCCGGCGGCGTCCGCACGGTCGTGGCCTCGGCGCTGACCGTGGCGGGCGGGCTGGGCTGCCTGCTGGTGGCCGACACCAACGCGCTGCGCTCGATCGGCGCCGCCGCGGCCGTGGGCGTCGTGGTCACGATGGTGGTGATGGTGACGTTCCTGCCGGCGCTGATGGCGCTCGGCGGGCGGTGGGCGTTCTGGCCGGTCATCCCCCGGCCGGGCGGGCGCGAGCGCGACCGGCTGTGGCGGCGGGTGGCGGGCTTCGTCGGGCGGCGCTCGCCGCTGGCGTGGGCCGGGTCGGCGCTGCTGCTGGCGGTGGCCTGCCTGGGGCTGGCCACGGTGAACGCCGCGGGCATCCCGCCGTCGGGGCTGTTCACCCAGCGTACGGACTCCGTCGAGGGGCACGACGCGCTGGCGCGGCACTACACCGTGAACGCGCCCGTCGTGGTGCTGGCCCGCGACGAGGCGAGCGAGGCGGTGGCCCGCACCGTGCGCGGCGTGCAGGGGGTCGTGGCCGTGCGGCCGGGCCCGCCCGCGCCGTGGCGGGCGATGGAGGTGACGCTGGCCGCCGAGCCGAGCACGGCCGAGGCGAGCCGGCTGGTGGGCGAGCTGCGCCGGGCGCTCGCCGCCGGGCCCGTCGCCGGCCAGGCGCTGGTCGGCGGGCTCGCGGCCGAGTTCGTCGACTCGCGCGACGCCGCCGTCTCCGACGCGCGGGCGATCGTGCCGCTGATCCTGCTGGTGGTGGCGCTGGTGCTGGTCGTGCTGCTGCGCAGCGTGGCGGCGCCGCTGCTGCTGATCGGCACGGTCGTGTTGTCGTTCGCGGCGACGCTGGGGCTCTGCTCGGCGCTGTTCACGCGGGTGCTGGGCTTCCCGGCCATGGATCCGTCGTTCGTCCTGTACGCGTTCGTCTTCCTCGTCGCGTTCGGCATCGACTACAACATCTTCCTGATGGCCCGGGTGCGCGAGGAGGCCGTCGCGCTCGACACGCGGGAGGCGACGCTGCGGGCGTTGCGGGTGACCGGCGGCGTGATCACGGCGGCGGGGGTGGTGCTGGCGGCGGCGTTCGCGGTGCTGGCCGTGCTGCCGCTGGTGCCGGTCGTGCAGCTCGGGCTGCTGGTGGCGGTGGGCGTCGTCCTCGACACCGTGCTGGTGCGCTCGTTCCTGGTGCCCGCGCTGGCCCATCACCTGGGCCCGCGCGTGTGGTGGCCGGCCCGCCGCAGCCGCCACGCCCGCACCCGGCTCGCCCCGCAGACGAGCGCCGCCTGA